Proteins from a single region of Acanthochromis polyacanthus isolate Apoly-LR-REF ecotype Palm Island chromosome 11, KAUST_Apoly_ChrSc, whole genome shotgun sequence:
- the tnfa gene encoding tumor necrosis factor a (TNF superfamily, member 2) has product MEHECKVMLDTAVDTGAMKQSVKPSSKLTMALLAFTLCFAATAAAALIFNKDVKGSGPNDDNFDLRHTLRQISNVRAAIHLEGEYNSNIKTSVEWKNNVDQSHFQGGLELNNNEIVIPENGLYFVYSQASFRVNCSSNNVDDTASMVHLSHTVTRWSSSYGNDDAKKSYQTILHSIRTACQKTAISDSDEDESWFSAVYMGAVFNLKKGDRLKTVMEEEMLKKLEDEPGKTFFGVFAL; this is encoded by the exons ATGGAACATGAATGCAAGGTAATGCTGGACACCGCCGTCGACACAGGCGCCATGAAACAGAGTGTCAAACCCAGCTCAAAGCTTACCATGGCCCTGCTGGCATTCACACTCTGCTTTGCtgccacagctgctgctgccctcATCTTTAACAAGGATGTCAAG GGTTCAGGACCAAATGACGACAATTTTG ATCTTCGTCATACATTGAGGCAAATTTCAAACGTGAGAGCAGCCATTCATCTAGAAG GAGAATACAACTCTAACATAAAAACTTCAGTGGAATGGAAGAATAATGTGGATCAGTCCCACTTTCAAGGAGGCCTAGAACTCAATAACAACGAGATTGTCATTCCAGAAAACGGCCTCTACTTTGTTTACAGTCAAGCATCTTTCCGGGTCAACTGCAGCAGTAATAATGTTGATGACACTGCTTCCATGGTCCACCTAAGCCACACTGTGACACGCTGGTCCAGCTCATATGGCAATGATGATGCCAAGAAGTCATATCAAACTATCCTACACTCTATCCGCACTGCCTGCCAGAAAACAGCCATCAGTGATTCAGATGAGGATGAGAGCTGGTTCTCTGCTGTGTACATGGGAGCTGTGTTCAACTTAAAGAAAGGAGACAGGCTGAAGACAGTGATGGAGGAAGAGATGCTGAAGAAACTGGAGGATGAGCCTGGCAAGACTTTCTTTGGTGTGTTTGCCTTGTGA